Proteins from a genomic interval of Kitasatospora herbaricolor:
- a CDS encoding Lrp/AsnC family transcriptional regulator — protein MPAKTETITTDALDRRIMSALQFDGRASFRRIAQALGSSEQTVARRYRRLREAGILRVVVLPDPRASRESLFVRIRTAPGAAEPIGSALARRPDVSWVTLAAAGTEVMCALRADDPRDRDELVLKNLPRLSQVTDVSTASLLHVFAETGLQEWQGFDARLDAQEIAALGARSRRHVPVRRTADEPGLTPEDDALLAPLAADGRISYAALAAATGRNESAVARRVEALLERGMLFVDVEVAYALIGFRAAATLWLTVAPADIHRVGSEIALHPEVGFVGAVSGPASLVVAVTCRDTADLYRYITERLAPITAIRQHEVTVTVRHLKQAGTVMNGDRLPRLSPSVARPAGG, from the coding sequence ATGCCTGCAAAGACGGAAACCATCACCACCGACGCGCTGGACCGCCGGATCATGAGCGCCCTCCAGTTCGACGGGCGCGCCTCGTTCCGGCGCATCGCCCAGGCGCTCGGCTCCTCGGAGCAGACGGTCGCCCGCCGATACCGGCGCCTGCGCGAGGCCGGTATCCTGCGCGTCGTCGTCCTCCCCGACCCGCGCGCGTCGCGCGAGAGCCTGTTCGTCCGCATCCGCACGGCCCCGGGCGCCGCGGAGCCTATCGGCAGCGCGCTCGCCCGCCGGCCCGATGTCTCGTGGGTCACGCTCGCCGCGGCCGGGACCGAGGTGATGTGCGCGCTGCGGGCCGACGACCCGCGCGACCGCGACGAGCTCGTCCTGAAGAACCTCCCGCGCCTGAGCCAGGTCACCGACGTCTCGACAGCCTCGCTGCTGCACGTCTTCGCCGAGACCGGCCTGCAAGAGTGGCAGGGCTTCGACGCGCGCCTGGACGCCCAGGAGATCGCCGCGCTCGGCGCCCGCTCGCGCCGCCACGTCCCCGTGCGCCGAACCGCTGACGAGCCCGGCCTCACCCCCGAAGACGACGCGCTCCTCGCCCCGCTCGCCGCCGACGGTCGCATCTCCTACGCGGCGCTGGCCGCCGCCACCGGGCGCAACGAGAGCGCGGTCGCCCGGCGGGTCGAGGCGCTCCTGGAGCGCGGGATGCTCTTCGTCGACGTCGAGGTCGCCTACGCCCTGATCGGGTTCCGCGCGGCCGCGACGCTCTGGCTCACCGTCGCCCCGGCCGACATCCACCGGGTCGGCAGCGAGATCGCCCTGCACCCGGAGGTCGGCTTCGTCGGCGCCGTGTCCGGCCCGGCCAGCCTCGTCGTCGCCGTCACCTGTCGCGACACCGCCGACCTGTACCGCTACATCACCGAGCGCCTGGCCCCGATCACCGCGATCCGCCAGCACGAGGTCACGGTCACCGTGCGCCACCTCAAGCAGGCGGGCACCGTGATGAACGGCGACCGCCTGCCGCGCCTCTCGCCCTCGGTCGCGCGTCCGGCGGGAGGGTGA